The genomic DNA CACTAAAGACCGGAGTTTCCACGCCCCTCACCAAGCAGTACAGCGTGAGCGAGAGAAAGAGTTGGCTCGGCCCATGCTGCCACAAGGCCTGACTATTAAGACTCAGGCAGTTCGTTCCGAAGGCATAGACGAACGCGACAAACCATGCTACGCGCGGCCTCGTCACGCGGCGTAACGCGAGAAACAAGATGAGCACCGACAACGCCATGATGAGCACAGCTGCTCGTTTTTCCAGGTCGAACATCCCAGCGCCAGCTCCTTTGAGCACCGGAATAACATACACCGGCAGGGCAAGGATGGCTCCCCACGGTGGGTAGCTTGAAACCAGGTGACCATTGACAAGCCGTACGAAGTATTGATCCTCATATAGATGGATCGTCGAGGCCCACTCATCAAGATAGAAATCGTGGTCCGTGAGGAGGCTTACAGGGAGAAAACGTGCAGGGAACGTATCGCCCGTTTCGAAGGTATGCCCATTGGAGTAATACACAGTCACCGCCCCTAGGAATAGCAGCAGCGGAGACTGCATTCCTTCGAAAGTCGACCTGGCGCCCCGTCTTTCCTCCAACCAGGCTTTGCTTAACGTGAGTGCAAAGCAGAGGGCAAGCCAGTTTCTCAGAGAAGTGGCGTGGACATGAATGGGGCCAACTTGCACATCGTAGCCTCCCTGCATGAGGAACAGGACAAGGACATTGGCACAGGTCACATACCATAGCACCAGGATGCAGCTCTCGAAACGAGAGGGTGCCTGGGCATCGGTTGGAGCAACACGCTGTAGGAGTTGGCGAAACGTCACAATTTGGACTCAGTCAGGTTTTCCTGTCATTGATCTTCCAGTGGATGAGGCACTGACTTAGTGCCTCACAGCGGACAAGCAGCGACCAACCACCGCCGCGGCCCTTGCGGGATCAGCTAGATCTCTACGAACACAATTCCGTCAAGGATGCCAGGTATCCCATTTCGATACGCTTCCTTGACCAGCGGCGAGACCGCCGATCGGTCCCCTTGCGCATTCGCATTGGCACTGACCCAGGTTAAAAAGAATGAGCATGCGCTTAAGAAGTCACCAGGCTGCTGTATCCACGAGAGAGAAACATGCCAGTCTTCTGGCTGGTGATCGTCCGGCGATGCTCTTCTGTGTTTCCGTAGCCCGGCGGTGATGGATAGAGCAAGGTAGACGCCCGCGCAAAGGGCCACGATGCCCCACTCACCATATCGATGGATACTCGTGATCAAACGTTTCTCCCTCACATGAACTACTGACTCACCTGTACCACAGTGCCTCCACCGGTCATCTGAGGTGAAGGGCGTAGGACAACCATACCAAGACAAAGGTGACGCCGCTGTAGATGTAATAGAACCCGTGCATCGGAACTGTCACGGCCGAAAACAACACACCCCTTCGGCGGAGAAAAAAAACAAACAGGTCACGGTTCAGAAGCAGAAAGATGCTTGCTAGAAAAAGACACCCGTAGGCCAGCGGGGGAAAAACCGGGGTCAAGGGCAGCATCGCCAGGAAGAGTCCTGCCACTGCGGCACTGGCTCGATGCGATAATTTTAAATTGAGGTCGTTGACCAATCCCTGCCGCTCGTGAATAAGCCGAGACCAGGGAATGGCACGATACAGGATCTCCGCGCGTAAGAGCGACTTCCACCGCCACTCCTTCAAATGAGTTGCCTGAAGACCTTTGTCCAGCCAGATCCGATACCCCAGGCGATGCATGCGGTCTCCCAGCTCAATATCCTCGATGGATGGCGTGGGATATTTCTCTTGGTCAAACCCACCGACGTTCACAAAGACATCTTTACGGATAGCCCCACATCCCCCCCAAAACGTGGTGGCCCGGTTATTCGCCTGCTGGTGCACATAATGATGCAGCAGATTTTTGTATTGCGAGAGAAAATTCTTAGCCGGCGGGCTGTCATCGTATGACCCGAAGACCGCTGCCAGTTCAGTATCCTCGATAAACCTTGCAACCACCCGATTGAGCACATCGTTATGCACCACCACGTCGGCGTCCACAAACAAGAGAATCTGTCCGGTTGCCAACTTCACTCCTGTGTTACGAGCCGCGCCGGGGCCACTCGGACCTGGACAATGCGCCACCAGAGCACCGTGCGCTTGCGCAATCGCAACGGAATTGTCCGTTGATCCATTGTCGACGACGATCAACTCATACTCACGATACGACGAGCGCTGAATTCCTGCCAGACATTGACCCAGACACCAGCCGCCATTGTATACAGGGACGACGACTGACAGAAAATTCTTGTTACCCATCTCGCTCCCCGTCTTGGCTTGCTTATTTTCTGCTGGAAAACACCACAACGTTGAAATACGGACCGACCACATACAGGATCAACCGTAGAACAGGAATTTGTTTGGCCACATTGTAGATGGCAAGCTGCATGCGCTGAAAAGGAGAAAAGTACTGGGCTTCTTCGCAGGAGATAGACGGGAGCAGAATTCGATGGTTGGTAAACAGGCACTTATTCAACAGTCTTCTCAATTCCATGAATGACAAGACTTTGATATTTTCATAAGAAATCCCCTTCACGAGCTTGACGTAGCCGTTCATCCACCTTCTTGGTAAAAATCCCACTCCCCACACACGGACATGAGGCTCCGGGGTCAGACTAAAACGATTGGGAGTTGCCAGGAAGAGCATTCCCTGCTTCGTCATCACGCGACGACACTCCGCCAGAGTGCTTTCTTGACTTCTCACATGCTCGAGCACATCTTCGGCTAAGATGATGTCAAATCTTGTGCCCGGAAATGGAAGATACTCGGCACAGCAGCAGACCAAAGGTACATTCATCTTGAGCTCTTCCAGCCTTTTCCTCGCCACGACCAGCCAACGAAACGCAATATCTGCGCCAACTACATGGTCGTATTTTCGTTTTGCAGCCACGAGAAATCCGCCGGTTCCGCACCCGATCTCCAGTACTCTATTAAACCCGCGGAGCTTCTCGGTCTCAGCTAAGGACTCAATCAAGCTCAGACATTCAGCCCCCTTTTCAACTAAAGCGGCCGTGCGTCTAATGAATCGTTCGGCGCGATCCTCCGACACTTCTGGCGTCATCTTCCAATAGAGACGGACCAATCCCATAAAGTCGAGCTTGTGGTACTGCTCGGCTAAATGCCCGGCCTTCTTGTGATCATCTTCAAAATCAATATAGGGATCAGGGAACACACGAAAATCGGGAATGCCCAGGATGACAGGGTATTTCTTGGAACATGCCGAGCAAGCATACTCACTTTCTTGAAAACTAAGTACCCCCTTGCACGTTGGGCAACAGAACTCCTCAACCTGCAACATAACTTTCACCTCCTGTTTCTATACTTTCACGCAAACCATGCTTTGGTCGCCCGCATCGCCCGCCGGACGCCTAAGTACAGATCCATCCCTCTCGTGTCGAGCGATTCCATCAACCACTGCGAAGAGAGGTAATACATATCCACCCTGGGAAGCAGAGCCGAATCCGCCTCTGACGTGACTTTTCCTAAGATCGTTGAACAGGCCCCGGTGAAATGCTCCTTCGCGAGATCGACCACCCACGAGGCATACTTCCCGTAGGGATAGGCAAATACCTCTACGTCCCCGCCCAATCGCTCCTGGATCGTCTGTTTCGACTCTCGCATCTCCCGCGCCGCTTCATGACGCGTCACGCAGGCCAAGTCAGGATGCGTCACCGTATGGGAGCCAAACTCGATGTGATGCCGCGCCATTTCCTCGATCTGTGTCCAGGAGAGCAACAACTGCTCACCGACCGGAGATACATGACCAGGCCAGGAATTCTGTTTACCGCAATATCCGGTAATCAGAAAGACTGTTGCTGTAAAACCGAGTTCTTCTAGAACAGGAAAGGCTTCCCGATACACGGTTTCATAGCCGTCATCGAACGTCACCACGCAGGTCCGTTCACGAAAGGGCTGTCCATCTCGCACCAGCCTCGCCGCCTCTGCCAGAGACAGCGTCTGAAACCCCTGCTGATGCAGCCACTCCATCTGCCGCCGAAAGATTGATGGAGTAGTCGAGATCACAGACCCGCTGGAATCCAGCGAATGGTAGGTGAGGATGGGAAGCCGGTATGGAGTCATCTGGCCCTTTTGATCAATGGAGAAGCACCGTTGCTTCCCACGATCCGCAGTCTCCTCAGCCGTAGAGACATAGCCTCATGGGCTTCGACTGTTCGCCGTAGAAAACCTCGCGAAGTGTCTATCTTCTCTCGTGGCTTGGCAACGAAATACGCGCCATTCGTACTAAACCTGGAATCGGCCAATTCGATCGTAAAGCCAGATGATATGCCGATAGTGTGCCGTTGAAGCCAGCAGCGTCGTCGAAGAGAAGCCGTCACTCCTCGACACATTCTCCTCCGGCGACCAGGTGGAACCCCTGTCGGTTGAGCAGCGGTAGTTGATTTCACTGTTGCCGGGGTCCCGCGATCGTGCCATGCAAGGTGGACAAGCCCCCCGCGACAATTAAAGAACTGTGCTGGGAATCGCCTGGCGCATTCGAAAGGCGGAGGTTCGGCTCCCAGGTCTCTCTCCCGTCGATGGAGCGCAGTAGATGTTCACCATCACTGGAATCCAAATTCATTCAACCACTTCGCAAGCAGGACGCCGGTCAGCTGATTACCGATCCGGTTCATGTGACTGTCCGGATAGAAATACAATCGCTCGGCAGAATGGCTTTTCTGGTACGCACGAAACTCCGGCAACAAATCCAGGATGGCCACGTGTTTCTCGGCGGCCCAGTCAGCGAGGAAGCGCTGTGGCCTGTCGAGGTCCAGCGCCTCATCGTTGATCCGGTAAGCCTCCTTCCATTTCGCCAGTTCCCAATCGTAAATCTGCATGCTCCTCGGCTGGACCAGCAGCAGCATTTCGGCGTTGTTTTGCCGACACCATTGATGGATGTCGTCCAAGGCAGTCCGCGTGCGGGCAAAGGCCTCAACCGTTTCGGGAGGCGGCTGGCGCAGGTGGACTTTGGCAAATTCCCAGAGCCAGCGGTCGACAGCGTTGAGGCCAGGATTGCTGCGATTTTGCGGCGCAACAAATGTATTCTGCAAATACCACAGCACCTGGGCCAACCGCTGGGCCAGGAGGGAGGTGCGCTTGAGTTTTTCAATCGCTTCTCGAGCTGGCGAGCTACGCTCGGTGCCGTCCAGCGAACGCCTGACCATCAAACCGTCCTTGATGGTAAACTGTTTCTTGAACCCACCCATCTGGACGTCCGTGAAGTCGTTGCCGACGAAAAGCGATACGATCACGAGACGCGGCGCATAGGTTCCGCCGTATTGACGCAGCCAGTGTAGTTGGTCGGTGGTGCCGGTGCCGGGAATACCGGCCTTGATCACGCGGATGGCCTCCGATCGCAACTGTTCTTCCGCAAGGTAGAGATAAGTCTCCGGCAATTCGACGCCCCAGCCAAACGCAAACGAATCGCCGAGTGCCAGGATGCGACCTCGCGTGTCGGGCACGGGACTCGGCCGGTCACGGAGTCCCTCGGAATTGATGGCGACAGTCACATTCCACTCGCGGGTGAAATGCCGACGGGTGACATTCGGCTTGAGCGACACCTGGTCGTAGGGATCGAGCTGATAGATGTCCATGGACAGCGGTGAATCGTTCTGGGCAACCAATCGCAGAATCGCTTCGCAGAAGATCAGACTTAACGCCAGAGAGCCTAGAAGGAGTGAGAGATTAACCAGAAGGCTTTTCCAACGATATCTCATGAGCGCTGACCGCCTTGCTTGCGAATCAAGCATTTCGCGTTGTGAAGCAAAATTTATACCATGGCATGTTCGGCCCGTTTCCGCTCGCCGATCCGACTGATGAGCGCCAGATACCGATCGAGATGCTCTTCTTCGGTCCACTGCTTCCGATAGGCCTCATGACCTCGTTTCCCCAGCTCTGCCTTCAGCTCAGGATTCGTACGCAGCGACTCGATCGCATCGCCCAGTTCATGGCCATTCCGGTAAAGGAGCCCGCCCCCGCTCGTTGTCACCAGTTCCGACAACGCGCCAATGTCTCTCGCAATCACGGGCGTCTTAAACGAGAAGGCCTCCGCGACCACCTGGCCAAAGGTCTCGTAGCAGAGCGACGGCACGATCACCGCGACCGCATGGGCATATAGTTGCCGTAACCGCTCGAATGGCAGGGCCCCAAGAAATGTCACGCGCGGACTGTCCTGGGCGAGGCGTTTTAGCTCAGACTCATATTGACCGGTCCCTGCCACCAGAAGATCGGCCTGGTCTTGCTGTGCAAAAAATGGAATTACCTCTTGCAGCCCCTTGAGCTTTTCCAAGCGTCCGACATAGAGGAAATATGGCAGCTGACCATCCGGCAGGGAAGCGGGCAAGAATTCGCCGCGCTCTTGTTCTGCCTGCCGGCTGGGAACGAACATCGGTATCACCGTCTTCTCAACATTCAGCCCCATATGTCTGTGTGCATCGGCGGCAAATTGGCTGGGCGAGATCACCGCGTCGAGCTGCCTGAGCGCACGATCCATTATGCCGGTGTAGCGCCAGAGTTGCGGGGGCTTCCGACAGGACAACTGGCACATCAGGCAGCTCGGCTTCGTGCAGGCCTCCTGGTTGAACTTAAAGAGCACATGCGTCGGACACAGCAACCAATACTCATGCGTCGTGTACAGCTTGATCGCACAGCCATATTCGAGGACTTTCGGCCCTCCGACAAGCGACACATTATGGTAATGGATCACGTCGAACCGGCCCTCGGTAAGAATCCGCTTGATCTTTCCGGCCTTCAAACCGGGAATGCCCAATTGCTGGGTCAGGAGCGGCGACAGGATGCCGGCCTTGCTCTTGAGGCTGTGCAACGTAATGCGAGGGTGGTTTGGCCACTCGCCGACCGGCTCTGTGGCATGCTGCGCGTAATAGGCATCGCGGCAATGAATCACGTCCACGGAATGGCCTCGCTCCGCCAGCAGATTGGAGAAGCGATACACAAACATGCCGTCCCCGCCAAAACTATAGGGGGGATAAAATGTCGTGACCATGCAGAACCGCAGCGACGGCCCCATCAACGAACCTCATTGAGCACCCGTTCAAAGAGAGCTGCCGTGGACTGTGCCGCCAGCTCCCACGTAAATAACTTTGCCCGTTCGAGCCCAGCCAGGCTCATACGATCCCTGATCGACTCGCTGCTCAGCACGTCGCGAAGAAGCGTCACCAGCACATCCGGACGACTCGGATCAAAAAACAAGCCGACCTGCCCCACCACTTCCGGCAGAGAGCCCCGGTCGCTGGCAATCACCGGAGCTCCGCAGGCCATAGCTTCTACCGCAGGAAGCCCGAATCCCTCTTCCAGAGAAGGCAGCACCAACGCCCGAGCGAGGTTGTAGAGCACCGCGAGTTCGCTGTCGGGCACAAACCCTGTAAACAGCACGCGGGCAGAGAGACCTCGCTGTTCGATGTCCGCCTTCAATTCCGCATAATGGGAAAAAAACACATCGCCCTTGTAATCCCCCACCAACACGAGCTTGTGATCTGCGAAACGGGGGTCTTCCATGAGCCGATGAAACGCATCGACCAGCACCCCTAAATTTTTGTGCGGGCTGATGCCCCCGACATAGATTAGAAACGGTTCCCCGGATCTCAATCCATATTTCGGTAAGACCGCTGTGGCCCCTTCCAGATTCGGCAGGCGAATGAACACATCGCTCGGGCCTTCTGTCGTCGTCTCCACTCGCGTAGCAGGAACCCGGCAATACTCGACGATCTGCTGCTTGGCATGGCTTGAAACGGTTAGAATCATGTCCGATTGCCAGAGTGCAGCCTGTTGCTTGAGCTTCCAGAACAAGCGCGATTTCCGATTGGGGAAGACTCGCTCCGGATGGTGGTCGGCGATCATGTCATGGATGGTCACAATCACTTTGCACCGGTTCAGGATTGGGAAATAGGAGTATACAGCCGGAAAGTAAAACAGATCGACCGGCTCCTGCGCGACCACGCGGCTCAGCGCCCATAAATCCTTGAGCGAGCGACTCCCTGAGGCAGAGGCGGCGACGGTCGGGGAGACCTCCGTCGATGCCACCACGACTGTGACCCCTGGAGGAAACTCGCTCGCTCGCGCCGTGTCCCCATCCGCAAAGAAGATGTACTCGTGCTCCCGGTCAGTCGCGACCAGCGTCGTCAGCAATTCTCTGGTGAAACGTCCGAACCCCCGGCGATTCGACCAGCAGCAGGCATCCACGCCGATGCGCGGTTTTCTTGTGCTCGGACCCACGCCTGACGATCCAGATGCCGCTATGCCCATCGCCGCACACTCTCCCCTTCTCCACAAAGGTATCCCATAAGCTCTCCACAGGCCCAACTCGTCATAAACAGAACCAGGTACGGCATGGCGACCGTCAGCTCCCGGAGATGCCGCCGCCGGTGCAGCACCAACTGTGCAATGCGTAGCGGGAGGATCACGGGAAGAAGCGTCGAGCCGGCTGCGTAGCCAAGCCGCGTGAGGCGCGAGGCGGCAGCGACCCGTCTCCCCGCATAGTGGCGGCCATGGTGAAAGGTCTGCACGAGGACTTTACCGACTCGATAGCGCAGGGTGTGATACACCACGGCATCGGGAGCCATATAGAGGGTGCTGCCCTGCCTGCGTAGTCGCTCATGAAGGAAGGCTTCAAAAAACCCGTTACGAAACTCATCCTGGATTTCCTGTAACAATGTCCGCTTGTAAGAGACGTTGTTCCCGGACAGCGTTGCGCTCACGCCTTCTACGCAGGGAAGCATGTATTTCCCATACTCATAGAAATACACGGCCCAATCGACGGCCCGATGCGTGCCGTCTCGTTCCACAGCTCCGCCGACGATCTCTTGGGGGGCAGCATGAGCCCTTCTAATTGCGCGACACCAGGTCGGCGCCACAATGCTGTTGTCCTCAAGCAGGGCCACGATCCTCCCTGTGGCTGCCTGGATTCCCAACGTGCGCAATTCCGGCACGGTGGTACCGGGAGGTGCCTCGATCAATCGGACAAATGGAAAAGCCTCTTCGATCGAACGACCGGCACCCTCGCAACAGTTACATGCCACAATGACATCGATCTCTCCACCGCTAACCTGGTCTTTCAATGATGTCAGGCAGGCCTCCAGACCGGCTCGCGAATGAGCGGCCGCCAGGACAACGGACAACTCTATGCCTACAGCCGGTGCGTTGTTCATTCGACCTTCAGGAGGCTGTCACCAGAGCCCAAGAGATACCCTACAAATTCCCCCGCCGCATAGCTCACCATGAACGCCGCCTGCAACGGCAGCGACCAAACGAAAGCGCCGACATGCTGCTGTTTGTTCAGCACCTGGCGTGTCATTCTCCAGAGCATGAGCCCCGGAAGCAACGGCGAGGCGCAGCAGTACAAAAGCCTGCCCGGAAGCGACGTGCGTTTCCGACGCATGCCGGCGAACGATCGGGAATAGTAATAGCGCTGGGCCATAAAGTACCAGAATCCAAATTCTTTCTTATGGCTGACAATGATCGAAGACGCGGAGAGAAACGTAACCCCCTTCTTGCTGAGCTCCTGATGCAGAAAGAACTCCCAGCATTCCTTCTTCACCGATTCGTCGACACGATCGAGGATCGCCTTGCGATACGACACGTTGTTTCCGGTAACACCTGACACTTCTCCGTCGGGAATGGGCGGCATGACCCCGCTATACTCGCAGAGAAACACGGCCCAATCGATCAGGCGCTCGACGCTGCCGTTGACCACCGTCCCGCCGACCACCTGGTACCCCTTGTCATGCGCCGCGAGAATCTCACGAAACCATCCGTTCTGAACAATGCAATGGTCTTCGATGATCGAGATAATCTCCCCCGTCGCGCGTTCCATCCCGATCGCTCGCAATTCCGGAATGCCCAACCGTCTTGGGAAATGGACCAGTGTGACATCTGGAAAGTGCTTGGCAACGTGCGCGGCCGTGCCATCCTGGCAACAGCAGAGCACCAGGATCTCCACCTGAAAGTTCTTCCGTTCTCGTTCCAGGGCGATCAAACAATCATGAATCGACGGCAGCCTATTGACGCAAGCGATAACGACAGAGATTGATCGATTACCCATGGTTCGCCGCTACTCCGGTGGTGATGATGTTATTGAATGAACTCACAACTCCGTCCTGGCCCTGCCAGATACCCGCAGAACTCACCCCACGACCAACTGACGACTGCCAAGATCGAAACGGGCAATGAACACATAAACTGCGGAAGATAGCGTCGCTTCTGCATGATCGGCCCAGCAATCCTCCTCATGAACAGAACAGGCAATAGCGGAGTCCCGAGCGCATACAGGACGCGTATGACCGGCGGCACCTGCGTAATCCTCATACCGGCGAAACAGCGGCCGTGATGATATCGTCTGACCAGAAATGGGAGCAGCCGATAGGACTTCCTATCATAGACCACCATAGAAGGCACCGACCGAAGCTGAACCCCTTCCTGCTGTAGCGCCCGACACCAATAGGTCTTCCAGAACCTCTGCTCGACGAATTGTGTTCCCTTGTCTAACGCCGCTCGCTTGAACGCAATGTTATTGCCAGGAAGTTCTGAAACATCCCCCCCTGTGAGAGGCAACATGAACTGCCCATACTCGCAAAAGTAGGCAGCCCAATCGACCAGACTTCGCTGGGGCATCGGGTCAACCGCACCACCGACGATCAGATCCGACGACTCGTGAGCAGCCTGGGTGGACAAGACCCACCGTCTATCCGGGACGGAGCAGGCATCAGTGACGGCGATAATCGCGCCACGAGACTGTCTGATCCCGGCGCCCCAGAGGGCGGGAAGTGGAGTCCCCCGTGGAAATCGAAGCGTCAGCACTCCCTCGTCCTGAACTATTGATTGGTTTGCTGCCTCATCGCCAGAACTATCCACGACAATGATTTCGAGACCGTCCGCCCCTTCCTGGCCGCGGAGAGACGAGAGGACAAGCTCGAGATCTAGCCGGGAATGTGTACAGGCCACAATGACAGAGAGTCGAGGGTTTTTCAGGGACTCCTGGCCGATCATGCCTGATGGCCTGTGGGCGCCAGGTACCCTATAACTTGACCGGTCGTCCAACTCGCAAGGAACAGCAGAAGTACGGGTGTCGCAAGAAGCAAGTGCGTGATGTGCTGCCGCCTGCGAAATACTTGGCAAGCGATTCGTGTCAGCATGAGGAACGGGACGAGTGGTGCCGCGACAATGTGGGCCAGTCGGACTGCGGTGGACAGTCGCATGGCACGGGATGAACCGAATTGCCGGCCATGCCAAAATCGCTGTCGCATGAACTTA from Nitrospira sp. ND1 includes the following:
- a CDS encoding glycosyltransferase family 39 protein yields the protein MTFRQLLQRVAPTDAQAPSRFESCILVLWYVTCANVLVLFLMQGGYDVQVGPIHVHATSLRNWLALCFALTLSKAWLEERRGARSTFEGMQSPLLLFLGAVTVYYSNGHTFETGDTFPARFLPVSLLTDHDFYLDEWASTIHLYEDQYFVRLVNGHLVSSYPPWGAILALPVYVIPVLKGAGAGMFDLEKRAAVLIMALSVLILFLALRRVTRPRVAWFVAFVYAFGTNCLSLNSQALWQHGPSQLFLSLTLYCLVRGVETPVFSAWAGLPLGVAVMCRPLNLVMAVPIVLYIVHKHRGQCIGFMIAGVPPLLLFLWYNAVHFGSPLQTGFGATVVSPSSLVGHHLSWFNTPLFEGLAGVLFSPARGLFIYSPIFLCALAGMVVVWREPEQVLLKYLSLAPLFLLVPVAMLGSWWGGLCYGPRLLADSTPFLCFLLGPALDRIHQRVWLKYVVVGLAGLSLGMHAIGFAYSGDWNSDLIDFDRHPERVWYWRESPPVIFAKQLCTQMWQKLAALL
- a CDS encoding glycosyltransferase family 2 protein, which gives rise to MGNKNFLSVVVPVYNGGWCLGQCLAGIQRSSYREYELIVVDNGSTDNSVAIAQAHGALVAHCPGPSGPGAARNTGVKLATGQILLFVDADVVVHNDVLNRVVARFIEDTELAAVFGSYDDSPPAKNFLSQYKNLLHHYVHQQANNRATTFWGGCGAIRKDVFVNVGGFDQEKYPTPSIEDIELGDRMHRLGYRIWLDKGLQATHLKEWRWKSLLRAEILYRAIPWSRLIHERQGLVNDLNLKLSHRASAAVAGLFLAMLPLTPVFPPLAYGCLFLASIFLLLNRDLFVFFLRRRGVLFSAVTVPMHGFYYIYSGVTFVLVWLSYALHLR
- a CDS encoding methyltransferase domain-containing protein, encoding MLQVEEFCCPTCKGVLSFQESEYACSACSKKYPVILGIPDFRVFPDPYIDFEDDHKKAGHLAEQYHKLDFMGLVRLYWKMTPEVSEDRAERFIRRTAALVEKGAECLSLIESLAETEKLRGFNRVLEIGCGTGGFLVAAKRKYDHVVGADIAFRWLVVARKRLEELKMNVPLVCCCAEYLPFPGTRFDIILAEDVLEHVRSQESTLAECRRVMTKQGMLFLATPNRFSLTPEPHVRVWGVGFLPRRWMNGYVKLVKGISYENIKVLSFMELRRLLNKCLFTNHRILLPSISCEEAQYFSPFQRMQLAIYNVAKQIPVLRLILYVVGPYFNVVVFSSRK
- a CDS encoding polysaccharide deacetylase family protein encodes the protein MTPYRLPILTYHSLDSSGSVISTTPSIFRRQMEWLHQQGFQTLSLAEAARLVRDGQPFRERTCVVTFDDGYETVYREAFPVLEELGFTATVFLITGYCGKQNSWPGHVSPVGEQLLLSWTQIEEMARHHIEFGSHTVTHPDLACVTRHEAAREMRESKQTIQERLGGDVEVFAYPYGKYASWVVDLAKEHFTGACSTILGKVTSEADSALLPRVDMYYLSSQWLMESLDTRGMDLYLGVRRAMRATKAWFA
- a CDS encoding GDSL-type esterase/lipase family protein, which translates into the protein MRYRWKSLLVNLSLLLGSLALSLIFCEAILRLVAQNDSPLSMDIYQLDPYDQVSLKPNVTRRHFTREWNVTVAINSEGLRDRPSPVPDTRGRILALGDSFAFGWGVELPETYLYLAEEQLRSEAIRVIKAGIPGTGTTDQLHWLRQYGGTYAPRLVIVSLFVGNDFTDVQMGGFKKQFTIKDGLMVRRSLDGTERSSPAREAIEKLKRTSLLAQRLAQVLWYLQNTFVAPQNRSNPGLNAVDRWLWEFAKVHLRQPPPETVEAFARTRTALDDIHQWCRQNNAEMLLLVQPRSMQIYDWELAKWKEAYRINDEALDLDRPQRFLADWAAEKHVAILDLLPEFRAYQKSHSAERLYFYPDSHMNRIGNQLTGVLLAKWLNEFGFQ
- a CDS encoding glycosyltransferase family 4 protein; the protein is MGPSLRFCMVTTFYPPYSFGGDGMFVYRFSNLLAERGHSVDVIHCRDAYYAQHATEPVGEWPNHPRITLHSLKSKAGILSPLLTQQLGIPGLKAGKIKRILTEGRFDVIHYHNVSLVGGPKVLEYGCAIKLYTTHEYWLLCPTHVLFKFNQEACTKPSCLMCQLSCRKPPQLWRYTGIMDRALRQLDAVISPSQFAADAHRHMGLNVEKTVIPMFVPSRQAEQERGEFLPASLPDGQLPYFLYVGRLEKLKGLQEVIPFFAQQDQADLLVAGTGQYESELKRLAQDSPRVTFLGALPFERLRQLYAHAVAVIVPSLCYETFGQVVAEAFSFKTPVIARDIGALSELVTTSGGGLLYRNGHELGDAIESLRTNPELKAELGKRGHEAYRKQWTEEEHLDRYLALISRIGERKRAEHAMV
- a CDS encoding glycosyltransferase family 1 protein → MGPSTRKPRIGVDACCWSNRRGFGRFTRELLTTLVATDREHEYIFFADGDTARASEFPPGVTVVVASTEVSPTVAASASGSRSLKDLWALSRVVAQEPVDLFYFPAVYSYFPILNRCKVIVTIHDMIADHHPERVFPNRKSRLFWKLKQQAALWQSDMILTVSSHAKQQIVEYCRVPATRVETTTEGPSDVFIRLPNLEGATAVLPKYGLRSGEPFLIYVGGISPHKNLGVLVDAFHRLMEDPRFADHKLVLVGDYKGDVFFSHYAELKADIEQRGLSARVLFTGFVPDSELAVLYNLARALVLPSLEEGFGLPAVEAMACGAPVIASDRGSLPEVVGQVGLFFDPSRPDVLVTLLRDVLSSESIRDRMSLAGLERAKLFTWELAAQSTAALFERVLNEVR
- a CDS encoding glycosyltransferase family 2 protein; this translates as MNNAPAVGIELSVVLAAAHSRAGLEACLTSLKDQVSGGEIDVIVACNCCEGAGRSIEEAFPFVRLIEAPPGTTVPELRTLGIQAATGRIVALLEDNSIVAPTWCRAIRRAHAAPQEIVGGAVERDGTHRAVDWAVYFYEYGKYMLPCVEGVSATLSGNNVSYKRTLLQEIQDEFRNGFFEAFLHERLRRQGSTLYMAPDAVVYHTLRYRVGKVLVQTFHHGRHYAGRRVAAASRLTRLGYAAGSTLLPVILPLRIAQLVLHRRRHLRELTVAMPYLVLFMTSWACGELMGYLCGEGESVRRWA
- a CDS encoding glycosyltransferase family 2 protein, which produces MGNRSISVVIACVNRLPSIHDCLIALERERKNFQVEILVLCCCQDGTAAHVAKHFPDVTLVHFPRRLGIPELRAIGMERATGEIISIIEDHCIVQNGWFREILAAHDKGYQVVGGTVVNGSVERLIDWAVFLCEYSGVMPPIPDGEVSGVTGNNVSYRKAILDRVDESVKKECWEFFLHQELSKKGVTFLSASSIIVSHKKEFGFWYFMAQRYYYSRSFAGMRRKRTSLPGRLLYCCASPLLPGLMLWRMTRQVLNKQQHVGAFVWSLPLQAAFMVSYAAGEFVGYLLGSGDSLLKVE
- a CDS encoding glycosyltransferase family 2 protein, translating into MIGQESLKNPRLSVIVACTHSRLDLELVLSSLRGQEGADGLEIIVVDSSGDEAANQSIVQDEGVLTLRFPRGTPLPALWGAGIRQSRGAIIAVTDACSVPDRRWVLSTQAAHESSDLIVGGAVDPMPQRSLVDWAAYFCEYGQFMLPLTGGDVSELPGNNIAFKRAALDKGTQFVEQRFWKTYWCRALQQEGVQLRSVPSMVVYDRKSYRLLPFLVRRYHHGRCFAGMRITQVPPVIRVLYALGTPLLPVLFMRRIAGPIMQKRRYLPQFMCSLPVSILAVVSWSWGEFCGYLAGPGRSCEFIQ